One Drosophila kikkawai strain 14028-0561.14 chromosome 3L, DkikHiC1v2, whole genome shotgun sequence genomic window carries:
- the Sugb gene encoding major facilitator superfamily domain-containing protein 6 isoform X2: MKAIDKELLPMKAHYFLFNAGTAPVVPFMPTLAGQLGYSPAVVGTMYMILPIIGMLAKPLFGYIADRYHQHRTLFLGGQVLTGLAFFMIMFVPGMEKPPPKVEFHCHQGVSNIQFCSQYGECVEKNLERYYGNRTLGCELQCEAQPFLWDIVCQDWLQNKTENCAANRTNPQLDFGTSINMNDILDAGGCMHFMIPHDRGQIAGQNVTFVCPKEKEYFKTNCTMDCKEDYLKEQLAESAVINTRSAMAMPQFWFFFGMLIFSWIGMAVVVSIGDAICFGILGERHHLYGKQRLCGSLGWGIFALLAGVLVDHMSLGEVNKNYTAVFWMALIIMGVDVFASSKLRHTQTHLSSNILKDVGQMFLSLRCVIFFLWCVAIGLGTALIWNFLFIYLEQLDKAFEGCDSSIKTLEGLVMSIQCFGGELPFFFLSGWILKKIGHVNAMSLVLFGFGVRFILYSMLQNPWYILPIELMNGVTFGLFYATMASYASIVAPPGTEATMQSLVGAIFEGVGVSMGSLIGGLLFESVSARTTFEIFGIGAFIVFVVHVSLQMYLQRNRNTDENGTVKYFAPTDAMHMLNDQEYSRVS, encoded by the exons ATGAAGGCCATCGATAAGGAGCTGCTGCCAATGAAGGCACACTACTTTCTCTTCAATGCCG GCACCGCTCCCGTGGTCCCCTTTATGCCCACCCTCGCCGGCCAGCTGGGATACTCCCCCGCAGTAGTGGGCACCATGTACATGATTTTACCCATCATTGGAATGCTGGCGAAGCCCCTCTTTGGCTACATTGCAGACCG CTACCATCAGCATCGCACCCTCTTCCTAGGCGGCCAGGTGCTCACAGGCCTTGCCTTCTTCATGATCATGTTCGTTCCGGGAATGGAAAAGCCGCCGCCCAAGGTGGAGTTCCACTGTCATCAGGGCGTATCCAATATACAGTTCTGCTCCCAGTACGGCGAGTGCGTGGAAAAGAATCTGGAAAGGTATTATGGCAATAGAACGCTGGGCTGTGAACTCCAGTGCGAGGCTCAGCCCTTCCTGTGGGACATTGTGTGCCAGGATTGGCTGCAAAACAAGACAGAAAACTGTGCTGCGAATCGCACAAATCCCCAGCTGGATTTTGGCACCAGCATCAATATGAATGACATCTTGGACGCGGGTGGCTGCATGCACTTTATGATTCCCCACGACCGCGGCCAGATAGCGGGACAGAATGTCACATTCGTTTGTCCCAAGGAGAAGGAGTATTTCAAGACCAACTGCACCATGGACTGCAAGGAGGATTACCTCAAGGAGCAGCTGGCGGAGAGTGCGGTGATTAACACACGCAGTGCCATGGCAATGCCGCAGTTCTGGTTCTTCTTTGGCATGCTCATCTTTAGCTGGATCGGCATGGCGGTGGTGGTGAGCATCGGGGATGCCATTTGTTTTGGCATTCTCGGCGAGCGCCATCATTTATATGGCAAGCAGCGGCTGTGCGGATCCCTGGGTTGGGGAATATTCGCCTTGCTGGCCGGTGTGCTCGTCGATCACATGTCCTTGGGCGAGGTGAACAAGAACTACACGGCTGTGTTTTGGATGGCTCTGATCATAATGGGAGTGGATGTGTTTGCCTCCTCCAAGCTGAGG cACACCCAGACACATTTGTCTTCCAACATCTTGAAGGATGTGGGTCAGATGTTTCTCTCGCTGCGCTGCGTCATCTTCTTCCTGTGGTGCGTGGCCATTGGCCTGGGCACTGCGCTGATCTGGAACTTCCTTTTCATCTATCTGGAGCAGCTGGACAAGGCGTTCGAGGGATGCGACAGTTCGATCAAAACTCTGGAGGGTCTGGTCATGAGCATCCAATGCTTTGGCGGGGAGCTGCCCTTCTTCTTCCTGTCGGGATGGATTCTGAAGAAGATTGGCCATGTGAATGCCATGAGCCTGGTGCTCTTTGGCTTCGGAGTGCGCTTTATTTTGTACTCGATGCTGCAGAATCCTTGGTACATCCTGCCCATCGAACTGATGAACGGGGTGACATTTGGTCTCTTTTACGCCACCATGGCCTCCTATGCGAGCATTGTGGCGCCACCGGGCACCGAGGCCACCATGCAG AGCCTTGTGGGCGCCATTTTCGAGGGCGTGGGCGTCTCCATGGGCAGCCTGATTGGTGGCCTGCTCTTCGAGTCGGTTTCTGCTCGCACCACCTTCGAGATCTTTGGAATCGGCGCCTTCATTGTGTTCGTTGTGCACGTGTCCCTACAGATGTACCTGCAGCGCAATAGAAACACCGACGAAAACG GCACTGTCAAGTATTTCGCACCGACAGATGCAATGCACATGCTGAATGATCAGGAGTATAGTAGAGTTAGCTAA
- the Pldn gene encoding biogenesis of lysosome-related organelles complex 1 subunit 6, whose translation MLKSSNINSVLNELSEPVAKEPQAQSSSSNGNSKAATETCCSSKDQDVIGSLAALQLSAGVLQIAQPPLDHVRVQLRELIGRQNKIYIDLSKEKYKLDCSEVAKLNDMMSDVRRYKDKLAKIKKEMQGIYQRTKDLKKRAANVAACKQRDYQRKLDRQQHEESLIGGH comes from the exons atgttGAAAAGCAGCAATataaatag TGTCCTCAATGAGCTGTCGGAGCCGGTAGCCAAGGAACCCCAAGCTcaatcctcctcctccaatgGAAACTCGAAAGCAGCGACGGAAACCTGTTGCTCATCCAAGGACCAGGATGTTATAGGCAGCCTTGCCGCTTTGCAATTGTCCGCTGGCGTGCTGCAAATAGCGCAGCCACCACTGGACCACGTACGCGTCCAGCTCAGGGAATTGAT CGGAAGACAAAACAAGATCTATATTGATTTGTCCAAGGAGAAGTACAAACTGGACTGCAGCGAAGTCGCTAAACTTAATGACATG ATGAGCGATGTGAGGCGCTACAAAGATAAACTGGCAAAGATCAAAAAAGAAATGCAGGGAATCTACCAGCGCACCAAGGACTTGAAG AAACGCGCCGCAAACGTGGCGGCCTGCAAGCAGCGCGACTACCAGCGGAAACTCGACAGGCAGCAGCACGAGGAGTCACTCATTGGCGGTCATTAG
- the LOC108073897 gene encoding 52 kDa repressor of the inhibitor of the protein kinase, translating to MRCAVNNCGNNNRHSNKSKWRFFHFPREPTLLKKWVDFCERDNINPETACICNEHFVAEDFERNMQYELGFTRKNPTKLRPGSYPTCKGPRKLSNKITKGSINNSFRVKQDPIKNPSSPQHIKHSPFQDAVEEAVEECEILSDLLEDFEHSSRESGGSYNTNDNMHLEVQNIDPHYTQTMVNDDVETIASKDDTYVKYLEEEVVSLKREVGFLKADRKKLLDEIKNHRNSLQTSRLQRNT from the exons ATGCGCTGTGCAGTAAATAATTGCGGAAATAACAATAGGCAttcaaataaaagtaaatggcGATTCTTCCACTTTCCCAGGGAACCTACGCTGCTTAAAAAATGGGTAGATTTCTGCGAACGGGATAACATAAACCCGGAAAcag CCTGCATTTGCAATGAGCACTTTGTAGCCGAGGATTTTGAGCGAAATATGCAGTATGAGCTGGGCTTTACCCGGAAAAATCCAACAAAACTCAGACCCGGCTCGTATCCGACTTGTAAAGGACCTAGAAAgttgtcaaataaaataacaaaagggTCTATAAATAATTCCTTCCGAGTTAAGCAGGATCCGATTAAGAATCCCTCATCCCCCCAGCATATTAAACATTCCCCATTCCAAGATGCTGTTGAAGAAGCTGTAGAAGAATGTGAAATTCTCTCGGATTTATTAGAGGACTTTGAACACAGCTCTAGAGAATCTGGAGGATCTTACAATACTAATGATAATATGCATCTGGAGGTACAGAATATTGATCCCCACTATACACAAACAATGGTCAATGATGACGTGGAGACCATTGCCTCAAAAGATGACACTTATGTGAAATACTTGGAGGAGGAAGT AGTCTCCTTGAAGCGTGAAGTAGGTTTTCTTAAAGCCGATCGAAAGAAACTGTTGGATGAAATCAAGAATCATCGGAACTCTCTCCAAACCTCACGGTTGCAAAGAAATACTTAA
- the TfIIEalpha gene encoding general transcription factor IIE subunit 1, translated as MSSTSAAASSAAPPAKTEVRYVTEVPSSLKQLARLVVRGFYSLEDALIIDMLVRNPCMKEDDIGELLRFEKKQLRARITTLRTDKFIQIRLKMETGPDGKAQKVNYYFINYKTFVNVVKYKLDLMRKRMETEERDATSRASFKCSMCSKTFTDLEADQLFDMATLEFRCTYCGSSVEEDSAAMPKKDSRLLLAHFNEQLQPLYDLLREVEGIKLAPEVLEPEPVDIDTIRGLNKPNASRPDGMAWSGEATRNQGFAVEETRVDVTIGGDDTSDSVVERKSRPIWMTESTVITDTDTADGLVDAGQASGSGHRNRKENEDIMSVLLQHEKQPGQKEPHMKGMRMGSSNANSSDSSDDEKDIDNAKIPDVDFDEYINSDSGEEDDDVPTVLVAGRPHPLDQLDDKLIAQMTPQEKENYIHVYQQHYSHIYD; from the exons ATGTCGTCGACATCGGCGGCTGCCTCAAGCGCCGCCCCGCCCGCCAAAACGGAGGTGCGCTATGTCACCGAAGTGCCCAGCAGCCTGAAGCAGCTGGCCCGCCTCGTGGTCCGCGGCTTCTATTCCCTGGAGGATGCCCTTATCATCGACATGCTGGTGCGGAATCCCTGCATGAAGGAGGACGACATTGGCGAACTGCTGCGCTTCGAGAAGAAGCAACTGCGGGCAAGGATCACCACTCTGCGCACCGACAAGTTTATCCAGATCCGGCTCAAAATGGAAACTGGACCCGATGGCAAGGCCCAGAAGGTCAACTACTACTTCATCAACTACAAGACTTTTGTCAATGTGGTCAAGTACAAGCTGGATCTGATGCGCAAGCGAATGGAGACGGAGGAACGGGACGCCACCAGTCGCGCCAGCTTCAAGTGTTCCATGTGCTCGAAGACGTTCACGGATCTCGAGGCCGACCAGCTGTTCGACATGGCCACGCTAGAGTTCCGCTGCACGTACTGCGGCAGCTCCGTGGAGGAAGACAGCGCTGCCATGCCCAAGAAGGATTCTCGCCTACTCCTGGCCCACTTCAACGAGCAGCTCCAGCCTCTGTATGATCTCCTGCGCGAGGTGGAGGGCATCAAGCTGGCACCAGAGGTGCTCGAGCCGGAGCCCGTGGACATAGACACCATTCGAGGACTGAACAAACCCAATGCCTCGCGACCGGACGGTATGGCGTGGTCTGGCGAGGCAACCCGCAACCAAGGCTTCGCCGTGGAGGAGACCCGCGTGGACGTCACCATCGGCGGCGACGACACATCCGACTCTGTGGTGGAGCGGAAGTCGCGGCCGATCTGGATGACGGAGAGCACTGTGATAACCGACACGGATACAGCCGATGGCTTGGTAGACGCGGGTCAGGCGAGCGGATCCGGACATCGAAACCGGAAGGAGAACGAGGATATAATGTCTGTGCTACTACAGCACGAGAAGCAGCCGGGCCAGAAGGAGCCGCACATGAAGGGTATGCGAATGGGCTCCTCAAATGCCAACTCGAGCGATTCCAGCGACGACGAAAAGGACATCGACAATGCTAAGATTC cTGATGTCGACTTTGATGAGTACATTAACTCAGACTCTGGGGAGGAGGACGACGATGTGCCCACTGTGCTGGTGGCAGGGCGACCGCATCCGCTTGACCAGCTGGACGACAAGCTGATAGCCCAGATGACGCCCCAGGAGAAGGAGAACTACATACATGTCTACCAGCAGCACTACAGCCACATCTACGATTGA
- the Sugb gene encoding major facilitator superfamily domain-containing protein 6 isoform X1 — protein MKAIDKELLPMKAHYFLFNAGTAPVVPFMPTLAGQLGYSPAVVGTMYMILPIIGMLAKPLFGYIADRYHQHRTLFLGGQVLTGLAFFMIMFVPGMEKPPPKVEFHCHQGVSNIQFCSQYGECVEKNLERYYGNRTLGCELQCEAQPFLWDIVCQDWLQNKTENCAANRTNPQLDFGTSINMNDILDAGGCMHFMIPHDRGQIAGQNVTFVCPKEKEYFKTNCTMDCKEDYLKEQLAESAVINTRSAMAMPQFWFFFGMLIFSWIGMAVVVSIGDAICFGILGERHHLYGKQRLCGSLGWGIFALLAGVLVDHMSLGEVNKNYTAVFWMALIIMGVDVFASSKLRHTQTHLSSNILKDVGQMFLSLRCVIFFLWCVAIGLGTALIWNFLFIYLEQLDKAFEGCDSSIKTLEGLVMSIQCFGGELPFFFLSGWILKKIGHVNAMSLVLFGFGVRFILYSMLQNPWYILPIELMNGVTFGLFYATMASYASIVAPPGTEATMQSLVGAIFEGVGVSMGSLIGGLLFESVSARTTFEIFGIGAFIVFVVHVSLQMYLQRNRNTDENGKGRVSSASASATATASATVSASASSSVETAKLKNTDHKDSDGFREVDLS, from the exons ATGAAGGCCATCGATAAGGAGCTGCTGCCAATGAAGGCACACTACTTTCTCTTCAATGCCG GCACCGCTCCCGTGGTCCCCTTTATGCCCACCCTCGCCGGCCAGCTGGGATACTCCCCCGCAGTAGTGGGCACCATGTACATGATTTTACCCATCATTGGAATGCTGGCGAAGCCCCTCTTTGGCTACATTGCAGACCG CTACCATCAGCATCGCACCCTCTTCCTAGGCGGCCAGGTGCTCACAGGCCTTGCCTTCTTCATGATCATGTTCGTTCCGGGAATGGAAAAGCCGCCGCCCAAGGTGGAGTTCCACTGTCATCAGGGCGTATCCAATATACAGTTCTGCTCCCAGTACGGCGAGTGCGTGGAAAAGAATCTGGAAAGGTATTATGGCAATAGAACGCTGGGCTGTGAACTCCAGTGCGAGGCTCAGCCCTTCCTGTGGGACATTGTGTGCCAGGATTGGCTGCAAAACAAGACAGAAAACTGTGCTGCGAATCGCACAAATCCCCAGCTGGATTTTGGCACCAGCATCAATATGAATGACATCTTGGACGCGGGTGGCTGCATGCACTTTATGATTCCCCACGACCGCGGCCAGATAGCGGGACAGAATGTCACATTCGTTTGTCCCAAGGAGAAGGAGTATTTCAAGACCAACTGCACCATGGACTGCAAGGAGGATTACCTCAAGGAGCAGCTGGCGGAGAGTGCGGTGATTAACACACGCAGTGCCATGGCAATGCCGCAGTTCTGGTTCTTCTTTGGCATGCTCATCTTTAGCTGGATCGGCATGGCGGTGGTGGTGAGCATCGGGGATGCCATTTGTTTTGGCATTCTCGGCGAGCGCCATCATTTATATGGCAAGCAGCGGCTGTGCGGATCCCTGGGTTGGGGAATATTCGCCTTGCTGGCCGGTGTGCTCGTCGATCACATGTCCTTGGGCGAGGTGAACAAGAACTACACGGCTGTGTTTTGGATGGCTCTGATCATAATGGGAGTGGATGTGTTTGCCTCCTCCAAGCTGAGG cACACCCAGACACATTTGTCTTCCAACATCTTGAAGGATGTGGGTCAGATGTTTCTCTCGCTGCGCTGCGTCATCTTCTTCCTGTGGTGCGTGGCCATTGGCCTGGGCACTGCGCTGATCTGGAACTTCCTTTTCATCTATCTGGAGCAGCTGGACAAGGCGTTCGAGGGATGCGACAGTTCGATCAAAACTCTGGAGGGTCTGGTCATGAGCATCCAATGCTTTGGCGGGGAGCTGCCCTTCTTCTTCCTGTCGGGATGGATTCTGAAGAAGATTGGCCATGTGAATGCCATGAGCCTGGTGCTCTTTGGCTTCGGAGTGCGCTTTATTTTGTACTCGATGCTGCAGAATCCTTGGTACATCCTGCCCATCGAACTGATGAACGGGGTGACATTTGGTCTCTTTTACGCCACCATGGCCTCCTATGCGAGCATTGTGGCGCCACCGGGCACCGAGGCCACCATGCAG AGCCTTGTGGGCGCCATTTTCGAGGGCGTGGGCGTCTCCATGGGCAGCCTGATTGGTGGCCTGCTCTTCGAGTCGGTTTCTGCTCGCACCACCTTCGAGATCTTTGGAATCGGCGCCTTCATTGTGTTCGTTGTGCACGTGTCCCTACAGATGTACCTGCAGCGCAATAGAAACACCGACGAAAACGGTAAGGGTAGGGTCTCTTcggcctccgcctccgccacTGCCACCGCCTCAGCCACAGTCTCAGCCTCAGCATCTTCATCCGTGGAGACGGCCAAGCTCAAAAATACTGACCATAAAGACAGTGATGGGTTCCGCGAAGTCGACTTAAGTTGA